The following proteins are encoded in a genomic region of Arcobacter suis CECT 7833:
- a CDS encoding AAA family ATPase, whose product MNPQKIKRSIEHLCERKVPIFLWGPPGIGKSSIIAQIAKEKGIACIDLRLSLLDPTDLRGIPFFDAVNQTAIWAPASFLPDGSIKEGILFLDELNTAAPMVQASAYQLILDRKIGEYTLPDGWSIVAAGNRESDRGVVFRMAAPLANRFIHLDMEVSVDDWRAWAINNNIDLSIISFISYRPDALFTFNTQSDTKAFATPRTWHYVNEVLLSTPEDDLIMALISGAIGEELAASFLGFKAVIKELPNMDGILDGTEKEFPTDTSALHILCTALAIRVNEDTRTKELDNLLNYSLNLPGEFAVMIIQDLRQRRIELDHLKSWPLWMKKFNTLLR is encoded by the coding sequence ATGAATCCACAGAAAATTAAACGATCAATTGAACACTTATGTGAGCGAAAAGTACCTATATTCTTATGGGGACCTCCTGGTATTGGAAAATCTTCAATCATTGCACAAATTGCAAAGGAAAAAGGAATTGCTTGTATAGATTTACGACTATCTTTACTTGACCCAACGGACTTAAGGGGGATTCCATTTTTTGATGCTGTTAATCAAACAGCTATTTGGGCACCAGCATCTTTTTTACCAGATGGAAGCATCAAAGAAGGAATTTTGTTTTTAGATGAGTTAAACACAGCAGCTCCAATGGTTCAAGCTTCTGCTTATCAGTTAATCTTAGATAGAAAAATCGGTGAATACACACTTCCTGATGGTTGGTCAATAGTTGCCGCTGGAAATAGAGAAAGTGATAGAGGTGTAGTTTTTAGAATGGCTGCACCACTTGCAAATAGATTTATTCACCTTGATATGGAAGTAAGTGTTGATGACTGGAGAGCATGGGCGATAAACAATAATATTGATTTATCTATTATCTCATTTATCTCATATAGACCCGATGCACTTTTTACTTTTAATACTCAAAGTGATACAAAAGCCTTTGCAACGCCCCGAACTTGGCACTATGTAAATGAAGTATTACTTTCAACTCCTGAAGATGATTTGATAATGGCACTGATTAGTGGAGCAATTGGTGAAGAGTTAGCCGCTTCATTTTTAGGTTTTAAAGCCGTTATAAAAGAACTTCCAAATATGGATGGAATTTTAGATGGAACTGAAAAAGAGTTTCCAACAGACACATCAGCTTTACATATACTTTGTACTGCACTTGCCATTAGAGTAAACGAAGATACAAGAACAAAAGAGTTAGACAATCTTCTGAACTACTCTTTAAATCTTCCAGGGGAATTTGCAGTTATGATTATCCAAGATTTAAGACAAAGAAGAATTGAACTTGACCATCTAAAATCTTGGCCGTTGTGGATGAAAAAATTCAACACATTGCTTCGTTGA
- a CDS encoding cupin domain-containing protein — translation MEKYNIFEQIIVDRNEEKFFEIFKNETIKIEKIVSNGQISPEKFWYEQEKSEFVLLLEGFAILEFEDRVVELKKGDCLNIGVMEKHRVKYTSLDEPTIWFAVFY, via the coding sequence ATGGAAAAATACAACATTTTTGAGCAAATAATAGTAGATAGAAATGAAGAAAAGTTTTTTGAAATTTTCAAAAATGAGACAATAAAAATAGAAAAAATAGTTTCAAATGGACAAATTTCACCAGAAAAGTTTTGGTATGAACAAGAAAAAAGTGAATTTGTTTTACTTTTAGAGGGTTTTGCAATACTTGAGTTTGAGGATAGAGTTGTAGAGTTGAAAAAAGGTGATTGTTTGAATATTGGGGTTATGGAAAAACATAGAGTTAAGTATACGAGTTTAGATGAACCTACAATTTGGTTTGCTGTTTTTTATTAA
- a CDS encoding AEC family transporter: MIELLFNKLMPIVILIIIGYYWKKKELPFDKDMISSLIMNLGTPALLIASINNKDLTADNMITILIYGTSIIFIYTIFTMLYLKLEKKPIRPFLQSFIFPNTGGLGLPIVYVLLGETAFVYAITFSTLINIYHFTIGLWLANNSLNLKKALQTPILYALIIALVLKGTQTPVPNIVEDVCHMLGGIVIPLLLLAFGSSLVGIKIMQNLKAVRMGVARVIIGFIVVYVTFSFGNFEKILIDTLIIQYSMPIASASYLFALRFNGPADEIAVMTASSTIAVLFLLPVIIYVVN, translated from the coding sequence ATGATAGAACTATTATTTAATAAACTTATGCCAATTGTAATACTTATAATTATCGGTTATTATTGGAAGAAAAAAGAGTTACCTTTTGATAAAGATATGATTAGCTCTTTGATAATGAACCTTGGAACTCCTGCTTTATTGATTGCTTCTATAAACAATAAAGATTTAACTGCTGATAATATGATAACTATTTTGATCTATGGAACATCTATTATTTTTATTTATACAATATTTACAATGCTTTATTTAAAACTTGAAAAAAAGCCAATAAGACCATTTCTTCAAAGTTTTATTTTCCCAAATACAGGTGGACTTGGATTGCCAATTGTTTATGTATTGTTAGGAGAAACGGCATTTGTTTATGCTATTACTTTTTCTACTTTGATTAATATTTATCATTTTACTATTGGATTGTGGCTTGCAAATAACTCACTAAATCTGAAAAAAGCCTTACAAACACCTATTTTATATGCTTTAATCATAGCATTAGTTTTAAAAGGAACTCAAACACCTGTTCCAAATATCGTAGAAGATGTTTGTCATATGTTAGGTGGAATCGTAATACCTTTATTACTTTTAGCTTTTGGTTCTTCATTGGTTGGTATAAAAATCATGCAAAATTTGAAAGCTGTAAGAATGGGTGTTGCAAGAGTTATTATTGGTTTTATAGTAGTTTATGTAACTTTTTCTTTTGGAAATTTTGAAAAAATATTAATAGATACTTTAATCATTCAATACTCAATGCCAATAGCCTCAGCTAGTTATCTTTTTGCTCTAAGATTTAATGGACCAGCAGATGAAATAGCAGTAATGACAGCATCAAGTACTATTGCTGTGTTGTTTTTACTTCCGGTTATTATTTATGTGGTGAATTGA
- a CDS encoding BaiN/RdsA family NAD(P)/FAD-dependent oxidoreductase: MKIAIIGAGAAGIIAAITAKRLNKNLQIDLFDANKSIGKKILASGNGRCNISNTTITSKNYLGENPDFVNFALKEFDFKAFEKFCKSIGLLLDIKPSGKVYPLSNEAKSVVNLLELALKELNINLYLETFIKDIEKIEDKFVIKTQELEYKNYDKVLISNGLGAAPQLNANETGLAFASKFGHSFNPTYPSLVGLQTENTYNGKLQGVKKECNVSLFINGNLEQEIFGDVLFTSYGVSGFAILDISQLAALNLSQYQDVKIAINFFPKINRNDLADQIQSLFKNLPTQKAVDILTGMVSNKIAPVLLDICKIDINTKASDINAKQIKAIAFQLNQWKLKIIDTQGFGHAEASGGGVRTAEVDNKTYESKLCKGLFFAGEVLDIVGNRGGFNLQFAWASGYLVGKYFGK, encoded by the coding sequence TTGAAAATAGCAATAATAGGAGCAGGAGCAGCGGGAATAATTGCCGCCATTACTGCCAAAAGATTAAACAAAAATTTACAAATAGATTTATTTGATGCAAATAAAAGTATAGGTAAAAAGATATTGGCTTCGGGAAATGGAAGATGTAATATCTCAAATACAACAATCACTTCAAAAAACTATTTAGGTGAAAATCCTGATTTTGTAAATTTTGCATTAAAAGAGTTTGATTTTAAAGCCTTTGAGAAGTTTTGCAAAAGTATTGGACTTTTACTTGATATAAAACCAAGTGGAAAAGTATATCCTTTGTCAAATGAAGCAAAATCAGTAGTAAATCTTTTGGAACTAGCCCTAAAAGAGTTGAATATAAATCTATATTTGGAAACTTTTATAAAAGATATAGAAAAAATAGAAGATAAATTTGTGATAAAAACACAAGAATTAGAATACAAAAACTATGACAAAGTTCTAATCTCAAATGGTTTAGGAGCAGCTCCACAACTAAATGCAAATGAGACTGGTTTAGCCTTTGCTTCAAAATTTGGACATAGTTTCAACCCAACTTATCCTTCACTTGTAGGACTTCAAACTGAAAATACTTATAATGGAAAACTTCAAGGTGTAAAAAAAGAGTGTAATGTAAGTCTGTTTATAAATGGAAATTTGGAACAAGAGATTTTTGGAGATGTATTATTCACAAGTTATGGAGTTTCAGGTTTTGCAATACTTGATATTTCACAATTAGCAGCTTTAAACTTGAGCCAATACCAAGATGTAAAAATTGCTATAAATTTCTTTCCCAAAATAAATAGAAATGACTTAGCCGACCAAATACAAAGCCTATTTAAAAACCTACCAACTCAAAAAGCAGTAGATATTCTAACGGGAATGGTGTCAAATAAAATAGCACCAGTTTTATTAGATATTTGTAAAATTGATATAAATACAAAAGCCTCTGATATAAATGCAAAACAGATAAAAGCAATAGCATTTCAATTAAATCAATGGAAACTAAAAATAATAGACACCCAAGGTTTCGGTCACGCAGAAGCAAGTGGCGGAGGAGTAAGAACTGCTGAGGTAGATAATAAAACTTATGAAAGTAAGTTATGTAAAGGTCTATTTTTTGCTGGTGAAGTTCTAGATATAGTAGGAAATAGGGGAGGTTTTAATCTTCAATTTGCGTGGGCTAGTGGGTATTTGGTTGGAAAATACTTCGGGAAATAA
- a CDS encoding vWA domain-containing protein, which translates to MDEKIQHIASLIMNSDLLLTKAKSQLTTKYPYFGMLASRLKHESNENIKSYASNGVRFLYNPEFIESCSIEELSFILTNCVMHHILSHQQRKLKRKGYLWQLATDYAINNLLAKNGMKIPEGVNYDKKFKNMYAEEIYDYLKKELIESGIDAFDDEKTQQHDEQKNNRDNTAKFRQVKNIKEELDEKDEEQWEYAAALAKEVSTRKSLMPLGFERLAKKVEAKDIDWKFELYNAINRHMRNNYAFMPPNKKHLYRGFALPSLTSDTLSLIVAIDTSGSIQEEILGAFIEEFKAIMQNFPAVNIELLIADAKVHAHYSFRGAEDMDFVLKGGGGTDYRPVFEYIDANFPMSSMLLYFTDGEGIFPRIPPAYEVLWALSNKKDRIPFGRALVIF; encoded by the coding sequence GTGGATGAAAAAATTCAACACATTGCTTCGTTGATTATGAACTCTGACTTACTTCTTACAAAAGCCAAAAGCCAACTAACAACAAAATACCCATATTTTGGAATGTTGGCATCAAGACTAAAACATGAATCAAATGAAAATATAAAATCTTATGCAAGTAATGGAGTGAGATTTTTATACAATCCTGAATTTATAGAGAGTTGCTCTATTGAAGAACTCTCATTTATTTTGACAAATTGTGTTATGCATCATATTTTATCTCACCAACAAAGAAAACTAAAAAGAAAAGGTTATCTTTGGCAATTAGCAACTGATTATGCGATTAATAATCTTCTTGCTAAAAATGGTATGAAAATACCTGAAGGTGTAAATTATGATAAAAAATTCAAAAATATGTACGCTGAAGAGATTTATGATTATCTAAAAAAAGAGCTAATAGAAAGTGGAATTGATGCCTTTGATGATGAAAAAACTCAACAACACGATGAGCAAAAAAACAATAGAGATAATACTGCTAAATTCAGACAAGTAAAAAATATAAAAGAAGAGCTAGACGAAAAAGATGAAGAACAATGGGAATATGCAGCCGCTCTAGCAAAGGAAGTATCAACTAGAAAATCACTTATGCCTTTGGGTTTTGAAAGACTTGCAAAAAAAGTAGAAGCAAAAGATATTGATTGGAAGTTTGAATTATACAATGCCATAAATCGTCACATGAGAAACAACTATGCTTTTATGCCACCAAATAAAAAACATCTTTACAGAGGTTTTGCCCTACCCTCACTTACAAGTGATACTTTGAGTTTAATAGTTGCCATTGATACCTCAGGTTCTATTCAAGAGGAGATTTTAGGAGCATTTATAGAAGAGTTTAAAGCCATCATGCAAAACTTTCCAGCAGTAAATATTGAACTACTAATAGCTGATGCAAAAGTCCATGCCCATTATAGTTTTAGAGGTGCTGAAGATATGGATTTTGTATTAAAAGGTGGAGGAGGAACAGACTATCGACCAGTTTTTGAATACATCGATGCAAACTTTCCAATGTCAAGTATGCTTTTATATTTCACAGATGGTGAGGGAATTTTCCCAAGAATTCCACCAGCTTACGAAGTTCTTTGGGCATTATCAAATAAAAAAGATAGGATTCCATTTGGTAGGGCTTTGGTGATTTTTTAG